The Oncorhynchus tshawytscha isolate Ot180627B linkage group LG16, Otsh_v2.0, whole genome shotgun sequence nucleotide sequence CAGTCGGTTCAGAAAGTTCCCACTGGCCGTGGAGGGGGGCTCCGTAGCGGATGAGCTGTTCCACTGGGAGGAAGGGTCCTTGCCAGGGATGCCCTCCACACTGCCGCTATGAAAAGTGACATTGCCATCTGTTTTGAGCTCCAGGGTGGGGTTCTCGTTGACCAGGGGGTGCACCTCCCGTAGGGTGATGGCGTGGGGTCGGGAAAGCTCGGGCGTGGCTTCAACATGCTCCCAAAGGGTCTGATCTAGAGCAGCATcctctgaggaagaggaggagagagaggaaggctgcAGCTCAGTGGTGAAGTCCTGCTGACTGGTGTCTGTGGGCTCCTTGACATTCCCCCCCATAGGCtcctgggtgtgtgtgggggctgGTGGACCACCAAGCTCCAGGCCCAGAGTATGCTCTCTATCTGTGAGCGGGCAGGGCAAAGAAGGAGCCAGGGCAGACCCAGAGTCTGGAGTCCCCTCCACTGCAGCTGGAGCTACCTCACTCTGTGGGCCAGCAGAGCTGGGAGGGCTAGGAGGGCTGTTGCCCTGGTTAACATTAACAGTATCTGGGCTATGGGCTTGATTGACTGAGTTGGGCAAGAGGCCCTGGTCTGCACTGAGAGAATTGGAGCTGTGGCCTGGGTTGAGAGCACCAGAGCTGGGGGAATGGGCCTGCTTGACTGGACTGGGGCTGACAGAGCTAGGGCCAGGGTCTTGGTTTACTCTCACAGAGTTCACAGTGTTAGGACTGAAAGTAGCTGCAGCATGAATGAGGCTGTCTTTACTGGGTGGTGTCACAGTGTGTGCCAGGCTGGTGTGGTGGGTTAGATGCCAGCCCCAGGAGCTGGGGGCTGTGGTGGGCTTGATGATGCCTGTGGGCAGCGCCCCTCCCTGGGGGGACCAAGGGTCCCCGCTGCTGGAGTCCTCCTGCTGCCATTCTGGGAGAGGCAGGAGCGGGTTAGGGGGGCTGCTGTGGGGCGCTGACATGGAGACAGGGTCCTTGGGGGTCCGGCTGGGGTACAGCTCCTGGGTAGAGGACACCACTCCCACTGGCACAGATAGGATCGCTAgaacacctacagagagagataattactatatagaatgtgtgtgtgtgtgtgtgtgtgtgtgtgtgtgtgtgtgtgtgtgtgtgtgtgtgtgtgtgtgtgtgtgtgtgtgcgcgtgcgtgcacaGGTCGCTCTACCCTTTCTCCTGAGGTTCCCTGCTTGGAATATTGAGGCACAAACACTGATCCCCAGAAGCAGCAATAGGCTGTTTATGAGTCCTGGAGGAACTTTACAACCGTGGGGTGGATTCAATCGAGCAGAAAGACAATGGACAGAGCTTACCCATGATGTTGCACAAGAATTTAAGTCAATAAGTCattgttttagtcaaagtatgataTACAGTATTTGGGCTTGAAGTGACAAGTCAGAACTGCCCACTTCGTGCAAATCCGTGTGATCCAAGTTTTATTTGTCTTTTCCTTTGATATGATGTACAAATTATTTTCAGCCTAGGTTTCATTTCAGGGCtgggttttatttgaatgctACCATCCACCAGCATGGCATTATTTATTAATCAGAAACAGCTGCAAAGTTGATGCTTTTTGCCACTGAAATCTATGCTTTTGCAACTCCGCTTAAAAAGAAAATCATAATCCATTGAATAATATGTGTATTTTCACTTATTTTTTAAATAGTCTGTATTAAACACGCAcacttgtgtatgtgaccaataagatttgatttggaaggctttccactagatgttggaacattgctgtgaggacttgcttccattgagccacaagagcattagtaaggttaggcactgatgttgggcgattagacctggctcgcagtcggcgttccaattcatcacaaaagtgttcgatggggttgaggtcagggctctgggcAGGCCAGTCactgttcttccacaccgatctcgacaacccatttctgtatggacctcactttgtgcatggggtcattgtcatgctgaaacaggaaagagccttccccaaaatgttgccacaaagttggaagcacagaatcgtctagaatgtcattgtatgctgtagcgttaagatttcccttcgctggaactaaggggcctagccagaaccatgaaaaacagccccagaccattattcctcctgcaccaaactttacagttggcactatgcattggggcaggtagcgttctactgacatcccccaaacccagatttgtccattggaCTGCTAGATagagaagcgtgattcatcactccagagaacgagtttccactgctccaaagtccattggcggcgagctttacaccactccagctgaatcttggcattgcgcattggtgatctaaggcttgtgtgcggctgctcggccatggaaacccatttaatgaaactcccgaagaacagttcttgtgctgacgttgcgtcCAGAGACCGTTTGGaattcagtagtgagtgttgcaaccgaggacagatgtttcaacttaacaataacagcattacagttgactggggcagcactagcagggcatacagggttgcctagtggttagagcgttggactagtaacctaaaggttgcaagttcgaatccctgagctgacaaggtacaaatctgtcgttctgcccctgaacaggcagttaacccactgttcctaggccgtcattgaaaataagaatttgttcttaactgacttgcctagttaaataaaggtaaaaaatacatttgacgaCCTGACTTTTTGGAAAATCCTATGATggtaccacgttgaaagtcactgagctcttcagtacgggccattctattgccaaagtttgtctatggagattgcacggctgtgtgctcgattttacacacctgtcagcaatgggtgtagttgaaatagccaaatccactaacttgaaatggtgtccacatacttcggCCATGTAGAGTACATGTACAGATGGAGAAAAGAAAAgatagaaataaataaaataagaatgATAAAGAAAAGAGAGTATAAGGACAAAGAAGGGTAATAAAGAGGGTGAAATTCCACAAAAAACAGCACCAGCACATGTCCACAATCTCAAACACTGTACTGATTACCCATCTTAACTCAGTCATATACCAGTATTCAGCATCACACATTTCTATACACTCATTTCCCCCAGTCCATTAAGGGATCCAATAGGCATTTAAACACAGCCTTCAACTCATAAATCATATTCCTCCCGATATGTGCGTGTCCTAAATTACATCCTATTCAAAAGTGGTgcacatggggaatagggtgccattttggacacagctGCTCTGGCTCGCTAGGTACTGTATGagagtgtcctctcctctctgctttcCATTTACCAAGCCTGTCACATCCCTAATGCATAGAGGAGCCTAATCCAGACACTCCAGAGTGACCCATGACTGGGGGATAACACAGACAGGATAGTTTGATTTATGAATGGTGGTTTCAGAGAGATGGTCGTAAGGCAGGGAGACCATAGTCTCACAGAAATAGTCTGACCCACCCCAGGAATATTTGCCTCATATTTTGGCCCATTGTTGATCTCTGGTGGTGGTACGTTGGCCTggtgcccaatttttcagtttttgatttgttaaaaaagtttgaaatatccaataaatgtcgttccacttcatgattgtgtcccacttgttgctgattcttcacaaaaaaatacagtcttatatctttatgtttgaagcctgaaatgtggcaaaaggtcgcaaagttcaaggggggcgaatactttcgcaaggcactgtacatgcgcTCCGGCTCCGCTGACCAACAAAATGGCAACAGAGTTTACATCCGTTGTACATACTAACACATGCTCCAGCAATACActccgcagacacacacacacacacacacgcaactcTGCACATGCCCATACATGCACCCACGCTCGCTCGCACACTGGTTCTCCTCTTCTGCAATAAACACACTTATTAATATGCATCTGGCAACCCGCTGATCATCATGTTTTATTGAGTAGCTCATAAAATCTTAAAGGAGGCAAAACACCTTTTAAGTTTGGTAGCATCAAAACATGTTGCATGATGTTCGTTGTCAGTCCGGTGAATAGTCAATATTTTGTAAAGTTATTCATTACTTGTGTGGTAGGCTGTGTGGTTGAGAGTCATATAATCTCTCTTGAGAAGCACATGTAcacgcatgcactcacacacaaacacagattaTATGGTATGATATAGATACGGATTCATGCAGATTCTCTACAATAGTCTCTAGAAGCTCAaactcccactctccctccctcctccttttcctatagcaGTGTGTTCATTTTCCCTTCTCGGGCAATAAAGCtctattgaattgaattgaattttgtGAGGGTTCCATACAGTAATGTGAATGTAAGTGTGACTACACACAGTGCGGAGGGTTAGTGAATACTAAGGACAACGAGGAGGCATCTCAagctacagtatatctccagCTCAACTCGTCATTTTCATCAAAGGTTATGTTTCTTTTTTTCTGGCAGTGAGTCACCCACTCCTGGTCTGGCAGTGACATTAGATTagagctactgctgctgctgtcacgtctactcccgctcctccaCCCTCTGGCGTTCGACGTCAACggtaaccaccggtcctgggttccatcattacgcacacctgccatcaatcattacacacacctgcacgtcatcatgaggcacacctggactccattacctcacttATTATCTCCCCTATATCTGGCACTCTTAGGTTCCTTCCCCAGTCAGTATTGTGTATGTGTTTCATGTCTATACGCGACTTGTGTTTGTTATGTTGTTCGATGGTCCGTTTATTATTAGACTCCCAGCGTATACGTTACAATAAGACAGACACTCACAATGACTCATAgtactgcactatgtagggatcGGGATGCAGCCCCAGACACAGGCT carries:
- the LOC112215700 gene encoding transmembrane protein 108 isoform X2, whose product is MKRSLQVLRRQLLSVLAILSVPVGVVSSTQELYPSRTPKDPVSMSAPHSSPPNPLLPLPEWQQEDSSSGDPWSPQGGALPTGIIKPTTAPSSWGWHLTHHTSLAHTVTPPSKDSLIHAAATFSPNTVNSVRVNQDPGPSSVSPSPVKQAHSPSSGALNPGHSSNSLSADQGLLPNSVNQAHSPDTVNVNQGNSPPSPPSSAGPQSEVAPAAVEGTPDSGSALAPSLPCPLTDREHTLGLELGGPPAPTHTQEPMGGNVKEPTDTSQQDFTTELQPSSLSSSSSEDAALDQTLWEHVEATPELSRPHAITLREVHPLVNENPTLELKTDGNVTFHSGSVEGIPGKDPSSQWNSSSATEPPSTASGNFLNRLVPATTADPWGPGNGSSPALDPPLSSATICLSKMDIVWIVLAISVPVSSCSVLLTVCCMRRKKKSSNQENNLSYWNNAITMDYFNRHAVELPREITSLDNAEETCLPPNGDYRNSGVVLVNPFCQETLFINREKSCDI
- the LOC112215700 gene encoding transmembrane protein 108 isoform X1 gives rise to the protein MKRSLQVLRRQLLSVLAILSVPVGVVSSTQELYPSRTPKDPVSMSAPHSSPPNPLLPLPEWQQEDSSSGDPWSPQGGALPTGIIKPTTAPSSWGWHLTHHTSLAHTVTPPSKDSLIHAAATFSPNTVNSVRVNQDPGPSSVSPSPVKQAHSPSSGALNPGHSSNSLSADQGLLPNSVNQAHSPDTVNVNQGNSPPSPPSSAGPQSEVAPAAVEGTPDSGSALAPSLPCPLTDREHTLGLELGGPPAPTHTQEPMGGNVKEPTDTSQQDFTTELQPSSLSSSSSEDAALDQTLWEHVEATPELSRPHAITLREVHPLVNENPTLELKTDGNVTFHSGSVEGIPGKDPSSQWNSSSATEPPSTASGNFLNRLVPATTADPWGPGNGSSPALDPPLSSATICLSKMDIVWIVLAISVPVSSCSVLLTVCCMRRKKKSSNQENNLSYWNNAITMDYFNRHAVELPREITSLDNAEEWMPRRRVYPLTGTTETAGWCWLTLSARRPCSSTERSPATSREEGRWSCGHVLKPPIQDFQN